Genomic segment of Nostoc sp. TCL240-02:
CAATAATTACTCGTTTGCCTGCTAGCACATCTTTAAGAGGGTTAAGTTTCATGCGGATACCAGACTCGCGCATGGTTTGGGTTGGCTGAATAAAGGTTCGTCCAACATAGCGATTTTTAATCAGTCCTTCGGCGTAGGCTACACCAGAAGCTTGGGAAAATCCGATCGCAGCAGGAATACCAGAATCAGGAACACCAAAGACTATATCGGCATCGACACAAGATTCTTTGGCTAGTTGATGCCCTAACCGCATCCGATAGCTGTACAAACTCTCGTTGTGCATAATGCTATCAGGGCGGGCAAAGTAAATCATCTCAAAGATACACAATTTCCTTTGGGTCTGTTGACTCCAGTGATAGGAAGCCAAACCTTCTTCAGTAATCCAAACTAATTCACCTGGTTCTACATCTCGCAGGTATTCGGCTCCAATGATGTCTAAACCACAAGTCTCGGATGCCAAAACGTAACGGACTGGATTACCCGCTAAAGTCCCAATTACTAGAGGACGAATACCATTGGTGTCACGGACACCCATAACGCCGTTAGGAGTGCCAATAACTAAACTAAAGGCTCCTTGGCAACGATGAAATGCCTGAATTGAACCTTCTAGCCAATCTGCGCCAGCATTGATTGCTTCTGCGATCGCAAAAGCAATCATTTCTGAGTCTGTTGTGGTAACTAAGTTGTATTTTTTCTCAAGCAACTCTTGACGCAGTTGCACTGTATTGACTAAATTACCATTGTGTGCTAAAGCTAATGAACCTAAGCGAGTTTCCAGAACTGCGGGTTGGGCATTAACTTTGCGGCTAGAACCTGTTGTGGAATAACGAGTGTGACCAACAGCAAGGCTACCAGGTAATTCATCCAAAACAGATTCATTGAAGACTTGAGACACCAAGCCCATATCTTTGTGGAGATGGACTTTTGTACCTTCAAAAGTGGCAATACCAGCTGATTCTTGACCCCGATGCTGGAGGGCGTACAATCCAAAGTAGGTCAGTTTAGCAACGTTTTCTCCTGGTGCATAAATGCCAAAAACACCACAAGCTTCTTCGGGC
This window contains:
- the purF gene encoding amidophosphoribosyltransferase, with the translated sequence MTSIHSVTSDEYPDLNNNPINSHENQPDKPEEACGVFGIYAPGENVAKLTYFGLYALQHRGQESAGIATFEGTKVHLHKDMGLVSQVFNESVLDELPGSLAVGHTRYSTTGSSRKVNAQPAVLETRLGSLALAHNGNLVNTVQLRQELLEKKYNLVTTTDSEMIAFAIAEAINAGADWLEGSIQAFHRCQGAFSLVIGTPNGVMGVRDTNGIRPLVIGTLAGNPVRYVLASETCGLDIIGAEYLRDVEPGELVWITEEGLASYHWSQQTQRKLCIFEMIYFARPDSIMHNESLYSYRMRLGHQLAKESCVDADIVFGVPDSGIPAAIGFSQASGVAYAEGLIKNRYVGRTFIQPTQTMRESGIRMKLNPLKDVLAGKRVIIVDDSIVRGTTSRKLVKTLREAGAVEVHMRISSPPVTHPCFYGIDTDSQDQLIAATKSVAEIAKQLEVDSLAYLSWEGMLEATREDTNSFCSACFTGDYPVTIPEQVKRSKLSLEKVVV